From one Bacillus sp. FJAT-42376 genomic stretch:
- a CDS encoding helix-turn-helix domain-containing protein — protein sequence MWRNKFFRTLFYSFCLIIVIYSIGALGVYYSKNMEISRVERNSSQKLLLQQAQEMMDQRIQVALNAMIQLETSEAFKDYTDLSASELKYYHMGRVLQEIQRNKTAFSNYDYEIAVMLRGDRTVITSNYTVPAQNFLNELAMKGSARKRFDQFAKDNSWSSYFETISIPGARNADTLTLVKKYRVSHLKTVLFFLTFKKMDLLPEALEHQDDALLLVSGGEVLSLDQAEKKTLHQDVSKHIALRNEQVSSYSRMEKEGEIIHSIGSKSLKDLSYVYVTPKNPPQTDQNSQWLAAALLPALLVLAGMIIACALIWYTYKPVHKMVAALREEYPMESGEDEFLYIQETAKRIREVNRELTIAISQNEIPLKMKFLWDVLHGISSEEAIQKGIGQFKLAPFEKHASVTIIEFDYRLLNEARIQVSRETIRLLKEVLGDNVPFEMVELGPGRAALLTGKIPVSALKEKITSALKLLDREINQYITAAIGPEIEGFSGLDQSFQQASELLEKRQSMEKLQVLSMDDFTAKRKQTFYYPIEVEKELIHYFVQGKKEEAFRILHRILKENIDEKNLDKADLSQFVFAMAGTVNRIAQSSSSTSGGELLHLEFSEIRNRAALKGEIVKTFTSATDQIETNQNGSSTASQIVMFIQHHYHEDLSLQDLSERFQLTPSYISTIFKDHTGENYKEYLNRYRIQKAKELLADKKIKVHEASKLVGYNNVNTFIRIFKKYVGLSPGQYERSD from the coding sequence TTGTGGAGAAATAAATTCTTTCGGACTCTTTTCTATTCTTTTTGTTTAATCATTGTGATTTATTCTATTGGGGCGCTTGGAGTTTATTATTCTAAAAATATGGAAATAAGCCGGGTTGAGCGCAACAGCAGCCAGAAGCTTTTGCTTCAGCAGGCCCAGGAAATGATGGACCAGAGAATTCAAGTGGCGTTGAATGCCATGATCCAGCTGGAAACAAGTGAGGCATTTAAGGATTATACGGACCTCTCCGCGTCTGAACTAAAGTATTACCATATGGGAAGGGTTCTTCAGGAAATTCAGCGCAATAAAACAGCCTTTTCTAATTATGATTATGAGATAGCGGTTATGCTTCGGGGCGACAGAACGGTGATTACGTCAAATTATACGGTGCCTGCGCAGAATTTTTTAAATGAGCTTGCGATGAAAGGCAGCGCCCGCAAACGATTTGATCAATTTGCAAAGGATAATAGCTGGTCCAGTTATTTTGAAACCATTTCGATTCCCGGTGCCCGCAACGCAGATACTTTAACGCTTGTTAAAAAGTACAGGGTCAGCCATCTTAAAACGGTCCTGTTTTTCCTGACATTCAAAAAGATGGATCTTCTGCCGGAGGCTTTGGAACATCAGGATGATGCCTTGCTGCTTGTATCCGGAGGAGAGGTGCTCTCTTTGGATCAGGCTGAGAAAAAAACATTGCATCAGGACGTATCGAAGCACATTGCCCTCAGGAATGAACAGGTATCTTCGTACTCGAGAATGGAAAAGGAAGGAGAGATCATTCATTCAATCGGTTCTAAAAGTCTTAAAGATTTAAGCTATGTGTACGTTACACCAAAAAATCCGCCGCAAACGGATCAAAACAGCCAGTGGCTCGCAGCTGCGCTTCTTCCGGCTTTGCTTGTTCTTGCGGGAATGATCATCGCCTGCGCTTTGATTTGGTATACATATAAGCCGGTTCATAAAATGGTGGCCGCTCTTAGAGAAGAGTATCCAATGGAATCAGGTGAAGATGAATTTTTGTATATACAGGAAACAGCTAAGCGGATCAGAGAGGTTAATAGGGAGCTGACAATAGCCATCAGTCAAAATGAAATTCCGCTGAAAATGAAATTTTTGTGGGATGTCCTGCATGGCATCTCTTCCGAGGAAGCCATTCAAAAAGGGATCGGGCAATTTAAGCTGGCTCCATTTGAAAAGCATGCATCCGTTACCATTATTGAATTCGATTACCGCCTGCTGAATGAGGCAAGAATACAAGTGAGCCGTGAGACCATCCGCCTGCTAAAAGAGGTCTTGGGAGATAACGTTCCTTTTGAGATGGTGGAACTGGGTCCCGGGAGAGCCGCTCTCCTGACAGGAAAGATTCCCGTCTCAGCATTAAAAGAAAAAATTACATCTGCCCTAAAATTATTGGACCGGGAAATCAATCAATATATTACAGCTGCGATCGGTCCGGAGATTGAAGGTTTTTCGGGATTGGATCAGTCGTTTCAGCAGGCATCCGAACTGCTTGAAAAGAGGCAGTCTATGGAAAAGCTGCAGGTATTGAGTATGGATGATTTTACAGCCAAACGGAAACAAACCTTTTATTACCCAATAGAGGTCGAAAAAGAACTGATTCATTATTTTGTACAAGGCAAGAAGGAGGAAGCATTTCGCATTCTGCATCGGATCCTAAAGGAAAATATTGATGAAAAGAATTTGGACAAGGCGGATCTTTCCCAGTTTGTCTTTGCCATGGCTGGAACGGTCAACCGGATTGCCCAGTCATCTTCCAGTACCTCAGGAGGTGAATTGCTGCATTTAGAATTCAGTGAAATCAGGAATCGTGCAGCGTTAAAAGGAGAAATCGTGAAAACCTTCACAAGCGCGACCGACCAAATCGAAACGAATCAGAACGGATCCTCCACTGCCAGTCAAATCGTCATGTTTATCCAGCATCACTATCATGAGGACCTTTCTTTACAGGATTTATCTGAGCGCTTCCAGCTGACTCCAAGCTACATTAGCACCATTTTCAAAGACCATACCGGAGAGAACTACAAAGAGTATTTAAACCGGTATCGAATACAGAAGGCGAAGGAACTGCTTGCGGATAAAAAGATCAAGGTTCATGAAGCTTCAAAACTCGTTGGCTATAATAACGTCAATACTTTCATCAGGATTTTTAAAAAATACGTAGGATTATCACCCGGGCAATATGAGAGATCGGACTAA
- a CDS encoding metal-dependent hydrolase, with the protein MMRGSSHAFIGGAAGMAVAYGHHADPVAAASLIGIGVLSGLVPDLDVNGKLSNTLTSRKWIYGLLALMGVLLASDSALTERGTQQWLGMVIGAGLIALPRIFMKKRTILLMTGVVIAGAGMVLNEMWIILMGVFICAASRQPHRGITHSIIGLIYFGFIGFYLEQDLQIQGVFYTSIAGYASHLLADLKVLPANRKGVKLLQPFSKKEF; encoded by the coding sequence ATGATGAGAGGAAGTTCACATGCTTTTATTGGCGGCGCAGCCGGTATGGCTGTCGCATATGGCCACCATGCAGATCCGGTTGCGGCTGCTTCTTTAATTGGAATCGGGGTCCTTTCCGGGCTTGTACCGGATTTAGATGTAAACGGAAAGCTATCGAATACACTCACCTCAAGAAAGTGGATTTATGGGCTGCTCGCTCTGATGGGTGTCCTGCTCGCAAGTGACAGTGCCCTGACTGAAAGAGGGACGCAGCAGTGGCTAGGGATGGTGATTGGAGCAGGTCTGATTGCCCTGCCAAGAATTTTTATGAAAAAGAGGACCATCCTTTTAATGACTGGAGTTGTCATTGCAGGGGCAGGGATGGTTTTAAATGAGATGTGGATCATTTTGATGGGGGTTTTCATTTGTGCAGCATCGCGACAGCCTCATAGAGGAATTACACATTCCATCATCGGTTTAATTTATTTTGGTTTTATCGGTTTTTATCTGGAACAGGATTTGCAGATTCAGGGTGTATTTTATACTTCTATAGCTGGGTATGCGAGTCATCTCCTTGCCGATCTAAAAGTGCTCCCGGCGAACCGGAAGGGCGTGAAGCTCCTGCAGCCATTCTCCAAAAAAGAATTTTGA
- a CDS encoding AbrB/MazE/SpoVT family DNA-binding domain-containing protein, whose amino-acid sequence MKSTGIVRKVDELGRVVLPIELRRALHIEDKDPIEIFLDDEKIVLQKYTSQDSCLVTGEISAENQSFADGKIILSPEGAQKLVEELQERMQIHV is encoded by the coding sequence ATGAAATCTACAGGAATCGTCAGAAAAGTAGATGAACTTGGACGGGTTGTCCTGCCAATCGAGTTAAGAAGAGCGCTGCATATTGAAGATAAAGATCCAATTGAAATTTTCCTGGATGATGAGAAAATTGTGCTGCAAAAGTATACCTCTCAGGACAGCTGCTTGGTTACGGGGGAAATCAGCGCGGAAAATCAGTCTTTTGCCGACGGGAAAATCATTTTGAGTCCTGAAGGTGCTCAAAAATTAGTAGAAGAACTGCAAGAGAGGATGCAAATACATGTATGA
- a CDS encoding amino acid ABC transporter permease, with translation MDFIGAYSIGNLNFLLSGLWNTLIMAVIAIIFSFIIGSVLGILRYAKIPVVSQLVAIWVETIRNLPLLLIIFFTYFALPEVGIKLEVIVAAIVALIVFESAMLAEIVRSGLDSIEKGQIEAGRSSGLTWMQTMQHIILPQALRRMVPPIVSQFISLLKDTSLAVVIAMPELLHNAQIINGKSVNYVIPIFLLTALIYFAVNFSLSIVARKLEKKERKSKKTSGKTMIYQEQSGGGTAI, from the coding sequence ATGGACTTTATCGGAGCATACTCAATCGGAAATTTAAACTTTCTGCTCTCAGGCCTGTGGAATACACTTATTATGGCGGTCATCGCCATAATCTTCAGTTTTATAATCGGCAGTGTGCTCGGAATTCTCCGCTACGCTAAAATTCCCGTTGTCTCGCAGCTTGTAGCCATTTGGGTGGAGACAATCCGCAATCTGCCTTTGCTGCTTATCATCTTTTTTACGTATTTTGCTTTGCCGGAAGTGGGAATCAAGCTCGAAGTCATAGTGGCGGCAATTGTTGCCCTGATTGTCTTTGAATCAGCCATGCTCGCTGAAATTGTCCGAAGCGGCCTGGATTCGATTGAAAAGGGTCAAATTGAAGCAGGACGGTCATCCGGTTTAACGTGGATGCAGACAATGCAGCACATTATTTTACCGCAGGCTTTAAGAAGAATGGTACCGCCAATCGTCAGCCAGTTCATCTCGCTGCTGAAAGATACATCGCTTGCGGTCGTAATTGCCATGCCTGAACTTTTGCACAACGCCCAAATTATCAACGGAAAAAGCGTGAATTATGTGATACCGATCTTTCTGCTTACAGCCCTGATTTATTTTGCCGTGAATTTTTCACTCTCCATTGTTGCGAGAAAGCTTGAAAAGAAAGAGCGCAAAAGCAAGAAAACGAGTGGAAAAACGATGATCTATCAGGAGCAGTCAGGAGGAGGCACGGCCATTTGA
- a CDS encoding DUF4083 domain-containing protein — protein MHFNSGDLLFQLFSFGILFLAGAVFVRFFQSNARSKKQLDRIEEKLDQLHQDQKSKF, from the coding sequence ATGCACTTTAATTCTGGCGATCTACTGTTTCAGCTATTCAGCTTTGGTATTTTGTTTTTGGCAGGCGCGGTTTTTGTCCGGTTTTTCCAGTCTAATGCACGGTCCAAAAAGCAGCTGGACCGGATTGAAGAAAAGCTTGATCAGCTGCATCAGGATCAAAAGAGCAAGTTTTAA
- a CDS encoding GNAT family N-acetyltransferase — MGWEIKSFQELSAETLYSILRERTQVFVVEQNCPYLEVDGKDLASFHLYHEIDGEITAYARLLPAGISFPEASIGRVLVKAEYRGQGLAVMLMEKALEFIREEQMEPAVQIQAQEYLRDFYGSFGFEAVTETYLEDGIPHIDMMVRFKERP, encoded by the coding sequence ATGGGCTGGGAGATTAAGAGTTTTCAGGAATTATCAGCTGAAACGCTTTACTCGATTTTAAGGGAAAGAACGCAGGTATTTGTAGTGGAACAAAATTGTCCGTATCTTGAAGTGGATGGGAAGGACTTGGCATCCTTTCACCTTTATCATGAAATAGACGGAGAGATCACTGCTTACGCAAGGCTTCTGCCCGCCGGTATCTCTTTTCCGGAGGCATCCATAGGCAGGGTTCTCGTTAAAGCGGAATACAGAGGACAAGGACTGGCCGTGATGTTAATGGAAAAAGCGCTTGAATTCATTCGGGAGGAACAAATGGAACCCGCTGTGCAAATTCAGGCTCAGGAATATTTACGGGACTTCTATGGTTCATTCGGGTTTGAGGCTGTAACGGAAACCTATTTGGAAGACGGCATTCCTCATATAGATATGATGGTCCGGTTTAAGGAGCGGCCTTAG
- a CDS encoding transporter substrate-binding domain-containing protein, which translates to MRWLFSAFLILILAVAAGCGSSGSSGSEKKNTLEAIKDRGKLVVGVKYDTNLFGYKDPASGKVEGFDIDIAKALAKKILGDEKKIELKEVTSKTRVQMLQNGDIDAIIATMTITEERKKEVNFSDVYFEAGQSLLVKKGSDIKSVEDLKGKKVLAVKGSTSVANVKEKAPEAEVLEFENYAEAFTALKSGQGDALTTDNSILYGMAAQDSNYELTGEPFTDEPYGIAIVKGDDEFTTYVNDFLKELKDSGEYDKIKQKWIKEE; encoded by the coding sequence TTGAGATGGTTGTTCAGCGCTTTCCTGATCCTGATCCTTGCCGTGGCAGCAGGGTGCGGCAGCAGCGGATCATCAGGATCGGAAAAGAAAAACACATTGGAAGCGATTAAAGACCGGGGGAAACTGGTTGTCGGGGTTAAATATGATACGAACCTTTTCGGCTATAAAGATCCTGCAAGCGGTAAAGTCGAAGGCTTCGATATCGATATAGCGAAGGCTCTTGCGAAAAAAATCCTGGGCGATGAAAAGAAAATTGAATTAAAAGAGGTCACATCCAAAACGCGTGTGCAAATGCTCCAAAATGGAGATATCGACGCGATTATTGCAACCATGACGATTACGGAGGAGCGCAAAAAAGAAGTGAATTTCTCCGACGTTTACTTTGAAGCAGGCCAGTCTCTTCTTGTGAAAAAGGGAAGCGACATTAAAAGCGTGGAAGATTTGAAAGGCAAAAAGGTATTGGCTGTTAAAGGTTCAACATCTGTTGCGAACGTGAAGGAAAAAGCACCTGAAGCGGAGGTTCTTGAATTTGAGAACTATGCAGAAGCCTTTACCGCTCTCAAATCAGGGCAGGGGGATGCGCTGACAACTGACAACTCCATTCTTTATGGGATGGCAGCACAGGATTCCAATTATGAATTAACAGGAGAACCGTTTACAGATGAGCCGTACGGAATTGCCATCGTAAAAGGTGATGACGAGTTCACTACTTACGTTAACGACTTCCTTAAAGAGCTGAAGGACAGTGGCGAGTACGACAAAATTAAACAAAAATGGATCAAGGAAGAATAG
- a CDS encoding amino acid ABC transporter ATP-binding protein: MISFRHVNKHFGDFQVLTDINLEVAEGEVVVVVGPSGSGKSTMLRCINRLETITDGELVVNKEAIHDSKVNINDLRKNIGMVFQHFNLYPHRTVMENITLAPKKALKVSDEEARKTAMYYLEKVGIPDKADVFPSQLSGGQQQRVAIARGLAMKPNIMLFDEPTSALDPEMIGEVLDVMKTLARDGMTMVVVTHEMGFAREVANRIIFMDQGRILVDSKPDEFFTNPKEDRAKVFLSRVLNH; the protein is encoded by the coding sequence TTGATTTCATTTCGTCATGTAAATAAGCATTTTGGAGATTTTCAGGTTCTGACCGACATCAATCTTGAAGTGGCTGAAGGAGAGGTCGTGGTTGTAGTTGGACCCTCTGGATCAGGCAAAAGCACCATGCTCCGGTGCATTAACCGGCTGGAAACGATAACGGATGGGGAACTGGTGGTCAATAAAGAAGCCATTCACGATTCAAAGGTCAATATCAACGATTTACGGAAAAACATAGGGATGGTGTTTCAGCACTTTAATCTGTACCCGCACAGGACTGTAATGGAAAACATTACACTTGCTCCGAAAAAAGCGCTGAAAGTTTCAGATGAAGAAGCCAGGAAAACAGCGATGTACTATCTCGAAAAAGTAGGGATTCCCGATAAGGCGGATGTGTTCCCATCCCAGCTTTCAGGGGGACAGCAGCAGCGTGTGGCCATTGCCAGAGGGCTTGCCATGAAACCGAATATTATGCTCTTTGATGAACCAACGTCAGCGCTTGATCCGGAAATGATCGGAGAGGTGCTGGATGTCATGAAGACGCTCGCACGTGATGGGATGACGATGGTCGTGGTGACCCATGAAATGGGGTTTGCCCGTGAAGTGGCAAACCGGATTATCTTTATGGACCAGGGCAGAATCCTTGTAGACAGCAAACCGGATGAATTTTTCACAAACCCGAAGGAAGACCGGGCAAAAGTATTTTTAAGCCGTGTATTAAATCATTAA
- a CDS encoding YhgE/Pip domain-containing protein, with protein sequence MRSVFSIYTKDLKRIARNWAALIMAGGLILLPSLYAWFNIKASWDPYGHTNQIKIAVSNLDEGDNLEGKNVNLGNKIVSKLRNNHSFDWQFVSKEQALNGVQHGDYYARMEIPKDFSKKIGTVLSDQPVQPEIIYSVNEKINPIAPKITNKGATTIIEQVSSSFVKEATKAIFAEFNKLGIKLEAELPAIQKLESLIFRLEREFPRIEEILLTASDDVEKSQKVVKEAKKQLPIAADLSSKGIEVTESVQKILSKSEEAFQKLPENLKSDLGVLNDQFTSLEGLAEEWKNPEADPAKIEEAKKRLSAAAALSGALSDVLGRLKSQSDSSALDEPISRLNEISSDSRQQLELLDNLSGISDTVERGQRADELKKRISDTKSKAAELDSQFETVIQPNIMDALKGARKSADEAASVLSAVSSSIPDVEKILKDAEKGLSLGETKLADFKEEMPRIKKKIGQIAGDIRTFKKTENINNLIELLKNNAEKESSFFSEPVKLKQERMFPIPNYGSALAPFYTVLSLWVGCVLLVSLLSVEIMEDHPYRSIHVYFGRFLTFWTIGLFQALIAAAGNVFLLGVYAVHPGWLILFSLLISTVFMLIVYSLVSVFGNIGKAFAIILLVLQLAGSGGTFPIQVTPPFFQAINPFLPFTYAISLLREAIGGILWDIAAADVVRIICYGAGAILFAVFLKKPINRASEGFRRKLSESKLIH encoded by the coding sequence ATGAGATCTGTTTTTTCCATTTATACGAAGGACTTAAAACGAATAGCGCGGAACTGGGCAGCACTGATCATGGCAGGAGGACTGATTCTGCTGCCCAGCCTTTACGCATGGTTTAACATTAAAGCGTCATGGGATCCATACGGACACACGAATCAAATAAAAATCGCTGTTTCCAATCTGGATGAAGGCGACAATTTAGAAGGAAAAAACGTAAACCTCGGAAACAAAATTGTCTCTAAGCTTCGGAACAACCATTCGTTTGACTGGCAGTTTGTCAGCAAAGAACAAGCGCTAAATGGAGTTCAGCATGGTGATTATTACGCACGTATGGAAATACCAAAGGACTTTTCCAAAAAAATTGGCACCGTCCTGTCCGATCAGCCGGTTCAGCCGGAAATTATCTATTCGGTAAATGAGAAAATCAATCCGATTGCTCCGAAAATAACGAACAAAGGGGCCACAACCATTATTGAACAGGTTAGCTCCAGTTTTGTAAAAGAAGCGACAAAAGCCATTTTTGCCGAATTCAATAAGCTTGGAATTAAACTGGAGGCTGAGCTTCCAGCCATCCAAAAACTCGAATCGCTCATATTCCGGCTGGAACGGGAATTTCCAAGAATTGAAGAAATCCTCCTTACAGCATCGGATGATGTAGAAAAGTCCCAGAAGGTCGTTAAAGAAGCAAAGAAACAGCTTCCCATCGCAGCGGACCTGTCTTCCAAGGGAATAGAAGTAACAGAATCTGTTCAAAAAATTCTAAGCAAGAGTGAAGAGGCTTTTCAAAAGCTTCCTGAAAATCTGAAAAGTGACCTCGGTGTGCTGAATGACCAATTTACTTCGCTCGAGGGACTAGCAGAAGAGTGGAAGAATCCAGAAGCTGACCCCGCCAAAATAGAGGAAGCAAAAAAACGCCTGTCAGCTGCCGCTGCTTTGTCAGGAGCTCTTTCTGACGTGCTCGGGAGACTTAAAAGCCAGTCTGATTCTTCTGCTCTGGATGAACCGATCAGCAGGCTGAACGAAATCAGCAGCGATAGCCGTCAGCAGCTGGAATTATTGGATAACTTGTCCGGCATATCCGATACCGTCGAGCGGGGACAGCGGGCTGATGAACTGAAAAAAAGAATTTCGGATACAAAATCAAAAGCGGCAGAGCTGGACAGTCAATTTGAGACGGTCATCCAGCCGAACATCATGGACGCTCTGAAGGGTGCCCGAAAGTCTGCTGATGAAGCTGCCTCCGTGCTTTCAGCTGTCAGCAGCAGCATTCCGGACGTGGAGAAAATCCTGAAAGATGCAGAAAAAGGCTTGTCACTCGGAGAAACGAAACTTGCCGATTTCAAAGAGGAAATGCCTCGCATTAAAAAGAAAATCGGTCAAATTGCCGGTGATATCCGGACGTTTAAAAAAACCGAGAATATCAATAATTTAATCGAATTGCTGAAAAACAACGCCGAAAAGGAAAGCAGTTTTTTCTCCGAGCCTGTCAAATTGAAGCAGGAGCGGATGTTTCCCATACCGAACTATGGATCTGCTCTGGCTCCGTTCTATACCGTTCTTTCTTTATGGGTAGGCTGCGTGCTGCTCGTTTCCCTGCTGTCAGTGGAAATTATGGAGGATCATCCGTACCGGAGCATTCACGTCTATTTTGGACGATTTTTAACCTTCTGGACCATCGGACTTTTTCAGGCACTGATCGCTGCCGCCGGAAACGTATTTCTGCTGGGGGTTTATGCAGTTCACCCAGGCTGGCTGATTCTCTTTTCATTGCTGATCAGCACCGTATTCATGCTCATCGTCTATTCACTTGTTTCTGTATTCGGCAATATCGGCAAAGCCTTTGCCATCATTTTGCTTGTCTTGCAGCTGGCAGGTTCAGGAGGCACGTTCCCCATACAGGTAACTCCGCCGTTTTTCCAGGCAATCAATCCATTTCTTCCTTTTACGTATGCCATCAGCCTATTGAGAGAAGCAATCGGAGGCATCCTGTGGGACATCGCCGCTGCGGATGTAGTGCGAATCATCTGTTACGGGGCGGGCGCCATTTTATTCGCAGTTTTTTTGAAAAAACCGATCAACCGGGCATCAGAAGGATTCAGGAGGAAACTAAGTGAGTCGAAGCTGATCCACTAA
- a CDS encoding amino acid ABC transporter permease encodes MLDFTILTDNLDVFLQGFGNTVKTSVIALIGSFILGIIIAVMRISPMKILNAIGTVYVEFIRNIPLILIAFIFFYGLPSLGLKLNGYQSGTVALMIYTAAFIAEAVRAGIQSVSAGQMEAARSSGLTYIQAMRYVILPQAIKIVIPPLGNQFINLVKNSSILGVIAGLDLMYFGDSVANKTYAIFDTYIFVAAFYLVLTIPLSLFVGYLERRLAVSG; translated from the coding sequence ATGCTTGACTTTACCATTCTGACAGATAATCTGGATGTTTTTCTGCAAGGCTTCGGGAACACCGTAAAGACAAGCGTGATTGCCCTCATCGGCAGTTTTATCCTCGGCATTATCATTGCGGTGATGAGAATATCGCCGATGAAGATTCTAAATGCAATCGGTACGGTCTATGTTGAATTTATCCGGAATATCCCTCTTATCCTGATCGCTTTCATTTTCTTTTATGGTCTCCCTTCCCTTGGATTAAAGCTGAATGGCTACCAATCCGGTACGGTCGCTTTAATGATTTATACAGCTGCTTTCATTGCTGAAGCGGTGAGGGCCGGGATACAATCCGTTTCAGCAGGCCAGATGGAGGCAGCGAGATCTTCAGGGCTGACCTATATTCAGGCGATGAGGTATGTCATTTTGCCGCAGGCAATCAAAATTGTCATACCGCCGCTTGGCAATCAATTTATCAATTTAGTGAAAAACTCCTCGATCCTCGGGGTGATTGCCGGACTGGATTTAATGTATTTCGGAGATTCGGTCGCGAATAAGACGTACGCCATCTTTGATACGTACATTTTTGTCGCTGCGTTTTACCTCGTATTAACGATTCCGCTCAGTCTGTTTGTCGGCTATCTCGAACGCCGGCTTGCTGTAAGCGGGTAA
- a CDS encoding cytochrome P450, with protein MNNTGSAFLQVSEISTKEERYEPFGWYREMRSKTPVRYDEARGVWDVFRYEDVKFVLENKDVFSSSRSQSSQKSPIEQSLISIDPPKHTAMRSLVNKAFTPRAMKDWEPRIERIVRELLDDIQPGKETDVVAALSSPLPVLVIAELMGIPSHDHAKFKEWSDWVVAGPKDNSAEELQKLAENQMRTYRELYEYFAKTISFKKTEPADDIISVLVRSEIDGEKLTDEEIIGFCILLLVAGNETTTNLISNTLYSFIEYPDEYKKVKKDPDLYLKSAIEEGLRYRSPVQSMSRVAKEDVEISGTFISKGSFVFAWMGSANRDEDVFEHAHLFIADRKPNPHLAFGKGIHFCLGSPLARMEAEIVLREWIKKFPDFGLSSDFELNPIESTFVYGLKELKVKTS; from the coding sequence ATGAATAACACAGGATCAGCATTTCTTCAGGTGAGTGAAATCTCTACGAAAGAAGAAAGGTATGAGCCATTCGGGTGGTACCGCGAGATGCGGAGCAAAACACCGGTTAGGTATGACGAAGCCCGTGGCGTATGGGATGTTTTTCGGTATGAGGACGTTAAATTTGTTCTTGAAAACAAGGATGTATTCTCATCGAGCCGATCTCAGAGCAGCCAGAAGTCACCGATCGAGCAGAGTTTAATCAGCATTGATCCTCCAAAGCATACCGCCATGAGATCATTAGTGAACAAAGCGTTTACTCCGAGGGCGATGAAAGACTGGGAACCGAGGATTGAACGAATCGTCCGGGAGCTGCTGGACGACATCCAGCCCGGCAAAGAGACGGATGTTGTGGCGGCTTTGTCCAGCCCTCTTCCCGTCCTGGTTATAGCCGAATTAATGGGCATTCCTTCACATGATCATGCGAAATTTAAAGAATGGTCCGATTGGGTGGTCGCAGGCCCGAAAGATAACTCAGCGGAAGAACTGCAGAAGCTCGCGGAGAATCAGATGCGGACGTACCGGGAGCTGTATGAATATTTTGCGAAAACCATCTCTTTCAAAAAAACCGAACCTGCAGACGACATCATTTCTGTCCTCGTCCGCTCCGAAATTGACGGGGAAAAACTGACGGATGAAGAAATCATCGGATTCTGCATCCTTCTCCTTGTCGCCGGAAACGAAACCACTACGAACCTGATCTCCAATACCCTTTACTCTTTTATCGAGTATCCGGATGAATATAAAAAAGTAAAAAAGGACCCTGATTTATACTTAAAATCAGCCATTGAAGAAGGCTTAAGGTACCGCTCTCCTGTCCAATCCATGTCAAGGGTCGCAAAAGAAGACGTGGAGATTTCAGGAACATTCATTTCAAAAGGCAGTTTTGTTTTTGCATGGATGGGGTCAGCCAACAGAGACGAGGACGTATTCGAACATGCCCATCTCTTTATAGCCGACCGGAAACCCAATCCGCATCTTGCCTTTGGAAAAGGCATTCATTTTTGCTTAGGCTCCCCTCTTGCACGGATGGAGGCAGAAATTGTTCTGAGAGAATGGATTAAAAAATTTCCGGACTTTGGATTAAGCAGCGATTTCGAGCTGAATCCGATTGAAAGCACGTTCGTCTATGGATTGAAGGAATTAAAGGTTAAAACCAGCTAA